The stretch of DNA ACTTAAAGGCGAAAGATTAAGGGTAAAGAGAGAAAACCGTGAACCAGAAGATCAGAATAAAATTAAGGGCTTATGACCACAGGATTCTCGACAGGTCGGTGAAGGAGATTGTGGACACCGTGCAGAGAACCGGTGCAAGGATTACAGGACCGGTGCCCCTGCCAACGAGAATAAGCAGGGTGACTGTTCTCCGATCCCCGCATGTTGACAAGAAATCAAGGGAACAGTTTGAGATCAGGACCCACAAGAGGCTTATCGATATCGTTGACCCGACTCCGCAGACGGTTGATGCACTGATGAAGCTGGAACTTTCAGCAGGAGTTGATGTCGAGATCAAATTATAGCACAAGTCCGGAATGAAACTGATATTGCAATAAATTGAATTATATTTTGGAGATAAAGTAATGGTAGGGATATTAGGCAAGAAACTTGGAATGACACAGGTATATACTGAAGACGGAAAAGCGTTTCCGGTCACTGTTATTGAAGCAGGACCATGTTGCGTTGTTCAGGTGAAAACCCTCCAGAGCGACGGCTATGAAGCGGTGAAGCTGGGATTTTCAGAGACAAAGGAAAAGAAGATAAAAAAACCTATGGCAGGTGTATACAAGAAAGCAGGGGTCAAGCCATACAGGATATTGAAGGAGTTCCCTATTGGCGGACTCAGCGTGGGTGAATTTGTGACTGTGGAGAGATTTGCAAAGGGAGACATCGTGTCTGTCTCCGGAGTCTCAAAGGGAAAAGGGTTTCAGGGTGTCATGAAGAGGCACCATTTTTCCGGCGGGCCGGGCTCCCACGGATCAATGTTCAATCGTGCGCCGGGTTCAATCGGGGCAAGTTCATTCCCGTCAAGAGTATGGAAGAATCAGAAACTTCCCGGACATATGGGATCGGAAAGGGTTACCGTAAGAAACCTTGAGATCATTGATGTCAGGACTGAGCAGAACCTTCTCCTCATTAAGGGTGCGGTTCCGGGAGCCATAGGAACACTGATAGAGATAAAAAAGGAAAATTAAGATGCCAGAAGTCGACATTAAAGACAGAAGCAACAATACAGTCGGGAAATTGAGTATGCTGGATACTCTCATGGAAGATTATCCAAAACAGGGGGTACTCCATGATGCGGTAGTCAATTATCTTGCAAACCAGAGACAGGGCAATCATGCAACAAAGACAAAAGGCTTTGTCAGCGGCGGGGGCAAGAAACCCTGGAGACAGAAGCATACGGGAAGGGCACGTGCCGGCAGTATCCGTTCTCCCCTCTGGAGGGGTGGCGGCACGATCTTTGGTCCGCAGCCGAGAGATTATTCATTTAAACTTCCGAAAAAAGTAAAACGGCTTGCCCTGCTTGCAGCTTTTCATGAAAAGCTTTCGAGCGGAGAGGTTGTGGTTATAGACGCGTTGTCTGTCGAAAAGCCAAAAACCAAGGAAATGATTTCGATTCTGAAAGGGCTTGGACTGGATAACAAAAGCGTTCTGATCGTCCTGCCGGAAAAAGATGACAACATCGTGCTTTCAGCCAGAAATATCCCCGGAGTGCGCGTAACGAGGACTACGGATCTCAATGCTTACGAGGTTCTTGCGAACAATATGCTCCTTATGACAAAGGAGGCAGCGGCAAAACTTGAGGAAATAAAGGGATCATGAAAAACTTGTACACGGTAATAAAGAAACCTCTTTTTACGGAAAAAGGCGCCGGTCTCAAGGAAGCGCAGAATAAGATACTCATTGAGGTGTCCAGCGACGCCAACAAGATCGACATCAAGAAAGCCATTGAAGAGATTTTCAAGGTGAAGGTTGAGAAGGTTTCGACGATTACGGCACCCGGGAAATGGAAGAGATACGGACGGTTCACGGGAAAACGGCCTGACAGGAAAAAGGCGGTTATTACCCTTAAGAAGGGCGAAAAACTTGATTTTATTGAAGGTGTATAATGGGACTGAAGAAATATAATCCGACATCACCGGGCAGAAGATTTCAAACGGTTTCCGATTTCGCGGATATTACGACTGACAAGCCCTGTAAGTTGTTGCTGAAATCCCTGAAAAAAACGGGTGGCAGGAACAATACAGGCAGGGTTACTGTATGGCACAGAGGCGGTGGCAACCGGAGGGCGCTCAGACTGATCGACTTCAGGCGGGATAAGACCGGTATTCCGGCAAGGGTGGCCACAGTGGAATACGACCCGAACAGGTCCGCAAGGATCGCACTCCTCCATTATAAGGACGGGGAGAAGAGGTATATCATCGCGCCTTCAGGGCTTCAGGTCGGTGAAGAGCTTGTCTCCGGAAAAGGTGCTGAGATCAAAACAGGCAACGCGCTTTCTCTGAACGACATGCCGTTGGGAACATTCATTCATAATATTGAACTGCGTCCCGGCGAAGGTGCAAAACTTGTCAGGAGCGCCGGTGCTTCAGCGCAGCTGATCGCAAAGGAAGAGAAATATGTGCAGGTCAAACTCTCTTCCGGCGAAGTGCGGCTGATTCCCGCGGACTGCATGGCAACGATCGGCCAGGTAAGCAATCCGGACCATGAGAATATCTCTTATGGGAAGGCTGGCCGGAAACGTTGGATGGGAAAGAAACCCCATGTAAGAGGCGTTGCAATGAACCCCATTGACCATCCCCTTGGTGGCGGCGAAGGAAAGGCTTCCGGTGGCAGACCTGCATGTACCCCGTGGGGGAAACCCGAGGGAGTCAAAACAAGACAGAACAAGAGAACTGACAGACTAATAATTAAGAGGAGGAAGTAGGTTGCCAAGGTCTCTGAAAAAAGGTCCGTTTGTGGATGAAAAGCTGATGAAAAAGGTTAAGACCATGATAGACACCGGGGAGAAAAAGCTCATAAAAACATGGTCACGCCGCTCAACAATTGTGCCGGAGTTTATCGGATACACATTTGCGGTGCATAACGGGAAGAAGTTTATTCCTGTCTATGTTACAGAAAATATGGTCGGGCATAAGCTCGGCGAATTTGCACCAACAAGAACATTCAGAAGCCATTCAGGCGGGGATAAGTCTTCGTCTGCAAAAGGATAAGAAGAGTTTATTATGGAATCAAAGGCAATTTTAAAATATGCGAGGATAACACCCAGAAAAGCACGGAGGGTAGTGGATCTCATACGGTATAAAAGCGCAGGGGATGCACTGATGTTCCTCAAGTTTATGCCATACAGGGGGGCACGGTTTATTGAAAAACTCCTGAAATCTGCGATAGCGAATGCGGAACAGAAGAAGGCGGTAAATCCTGAAGAAATGAAGATTGTGAAGGCCTTTGTTGACCAGGGGCCGGTCATGAAAAGGGTTGAGCCAAGGGCTATGGGAAGGGCCAATATTATCCGGAAAAGGACTTCCCATATTACATTGGTATTATCTGAGGAAGGGTAAGAGGAGGTAGATTTTGGGGCAGAAGACGCATCCAATAGGAAGTCGGCTGGGAATAATCAAGACCTGGGATTCAAGATGGTTTGCAGGCAAGGCTTACAGCGAGCAGCTTCTGGAGGACATATCGATCAGAAGGATGCTGAAGGAAAGGCTTTATCATGCGGGAGTTCCCAAGATAGAAATCGAGCGGGCAGGACAGAATATTAGGGTGATCATACATACCGCAAGGCCCGGGATAATCATAGGGAAAAAAGGGTCTGAAGTGGAAAAACTCAGAAAAGACCTGAAGGATGTGACAGGCAAAGAAGTATCCATCGATATCAAAGAGATAAGAAAACCCGAGGTCGATGCCCAGCTCGTTGCGGAAAATATCGCGCTGCAGCTGGAAAAAAGGGTTGCGTTCAGAAGGGCGATGAAAAAGTCCGTCGCATCGGCCCTGAGATTCGGCACACTCGGGGTGAAAGTATCGTGTTCCGGCAGGCTCGCCGGAGCTGAGATTGCACGGTCTGAATGGTACAGGGAGGGCAGGGTCCCTCTTCACACATACAGGGCTAATATTGACTACGGTTTTGCAAAGGCACGGACAACATACGGAGTAATCGGCGTGAAGGTCTGGATGTACCATGGAGATATTCTTCCGGAAAGCAGAACGAAAGAGATTTAGGTGATATTATGTTGATGCCCAAAAAGGTCAAATTCAGAAAAATGCAGAAAGGCAGAATGAACGGGAAAGCCTACAGCGGTTCCGCTGTGTCATTCGGAGAGTTCGGGTTGAAGGCGATGGAGCCCGGATGGGTTTCGAGCAGCCAGATTGAGGCGGCCAGAATTGCCATTACCCGTCATGCCAAGAGGGGTTGTAAGGTCTGGATACGGATTTTTCCCGACAAGCCGATAACAAAAAAACCGGCTGAGACAAGAATGGGAAAAGGCAAGGGGGCACCTGAATACTGGGTTGCGGTTGTCAAACCCGGCAGAGTGCTGTATGAGATGTCGGGCGTTACCGAAGCAGTTGCAAAGGAAGCAATGCGCCTTGCGTCACACAAATTGCCTGTGGCGACAAAGTTTGTGAAGAGGGATGAGGAGGTTCTGTGAAAACATCCGAATTTCGAGCCATGACAGTAAATGAGCTGAACCAGAAAGAACAGGACCTGAGGAAAGAGCTTTTCAACCTGAGGTTTCAGCAG from Nitrospirota bacterium encodes:
- the rpsJ gene encoding 30S ribosomal protein S10 translates to MNQKIRIKLRAYDHRILDRSVKEIVDTVQRTGARITGPVPLPTRISRVTVLRSPHVDKKSREQFEIRTHKRLIDIVDPTPQTVDALMKLELSAGVDVEIKL
- the rplC gene encoding 50S ribosomal protein L3, giving the protein MVGILGKKLGMTQVYTEDGKAFPVTVIEAGPCCVVQVKTLQSDGYEAVKLGFSETKEKKIKKPMAGVYKKAGVKPYRILKEFPIGGLSVGEFVTVERFAKGDIVSVSGVSKGKGFQGVMKRHHFSGGPGSHGSMFNRAPGSIGASSFPSRVWKNQKLPGHMGSERVTVRNLEIIDVRTEQNLLLIKGAVPGAIGTLIEIKKEN
- the rplD gene encoding 50S ribosomal protein L4; this translates as MPEVDIKDRSNNTVGKLSMLDTLMEDYPKQGVLHDAVVNYLANQRQGNHATKTKGFVSGGGKKPWRQKHTGRARAGSIRSPLWRGGGTIFGPQPRDYSFKLPKKVKRLALLAAFHEKLSSGEVVVIDALSVEKPKTKEMISILKGLGLDNKSVLIVLPEKDDNIVLSARNIPGVRVTRTTDLNAYEVLANNMLLMTKEAAAKLEEIKGS
- a CDS encoding 50S ribosomal protein L23 → MKNLYTVIKKPLFTEKGAGLKEAQNKILIEVSSDANKIDIKKAIEEIFKVKVEKVSTITAPGKWKRYGRFTGKRPDRKKAVITLKKGEKLDFIEGV
- the rplB gene encoding 50S ribosomal protein L2 encodes the protein MGLKKYNPTSPGRRFQTVSDFADITTDKPCKLLLKSLKKTGGRNNTGRVTVWHRGGGNRRALRLIDFRRDKTGIPARVATVEYDPNRSARIALLHYKDGEKRYIIAPSGLQVGEELVSGKGAEIKTGNALSLNDMPLGTFIHNIELRPGEGAKLVRSAGASAQLIAKEEKYVQVKLSSGEVRLIPADCMATIGQVSNPDHENISYGKAGRKRWMGKKPHVRGVAMNPIDHPLGGGEGKASGGRPACTPWGKPEGVKTRQNKRTDRLIIKRRK
- the rpsS gene encoding 30S ribosomal protein S19; the protein is MPRSLKKGPFVDEKLMKKVKTMIDTGEKKLIKTWSRRSTIVPEFIGYTFAVHNGKKFIPVYVTENMVGHKLGEFAPTRTFRSHSGGDKSSSAKG
- the rplV gene encoding 50S ribosomal protein L22, with protein sequence MESKAILKYARITPRKARRVVDLIRYKSAGDALMFLKFMPYRGARFIEKLLKSAIANAEQKKAVNPEEMKIVKAFVDQGPVMKRVEPRAMGRANIIRKRTSHITLVLSEEG
- the rpsC gene encoding 30S ribosomal protein S3 → MGQKTHPIGSRLGIIKTWDSRWFAGKAYSEQLLEDISIRRMLKERLYHAGVPKIEIERAGQNIRVIIHTARPGIIIGKKGSEVEKLRKDLKDVTGKEVSIDIKEIRKPEVDAQLVAENIALQLEKRVAFRRAMKKSVASALRFGTLGVKVSCSGRLAGAEIARSEWYREGRVPLHTYRANIDYGFAKARTTYGVIGVKVWMYHGDILPESRTKEI
- the rplP gene encoding 50S ribosomal protein L16, yielding MLMPKKVKFRKMQKGRMNGKAYSGSAVSFGEFGLKAMEPGWVSSSQIEAARIAITRHAKRGCKVWIRIFPDKPITKKPAETRMGKGKGAPEYWVAVVKPGRVLYEMSGVTEAVAKEAMRLASHKLPVATKFVKRDEEVL